A genomic window from Pungitius pungitius chromosome 12, fPunPun2.1, whole genome shotgun sequence includes:
- the mpg gene encoding DNA-3-methyladenine glycosylase isoform X1: MAGRKRKTALGLNPTDLKVSPAKLNKQCEYPQSAETELCQHRLKEDFFNQPCISLAKALLGKELVRRCADGTELRGRIVETEAYLGGEDKASHSAGGKRTQRNAAMFMEPGTIYVYPIYGIYLCMNVSSEGEGAAVLLRSLEPLRGQRAMRELRAARRKAGARQLKEKELCNGPSKLCQALNISRCFDRRDLASDPDVWLEREPSATPPEPRDIVSAPSVGIESHGEWAKKPWRFYLRGHPCVSVANREAERRSGNAMNGSDA, encoded by the exons AtggcagggagaaaaagaaagaccgCATTAGGATTAAATCCCACGGATTTGAAGGTTTCACCTGCCAAACTGAATAAGCAGTGTGAATATCCTCAAAGTGCTGAGACGGAATTATGTCAGCACAGACTTAAGGAGGATTTTTTCAACCAACCCTGTATCAGTTTGGCTAAAGCATTGCTTGGCAAG gagCTGGTTCGCCGGTGTGCAGATGGCACCGAGCTGCGGGGGAGAATAGTGGAAACAGAAGCATAcctcggaggggaggacaaagCGTCCCACTCCGCTGGAGGCAAACGCACCCAGAGGAACGCAGCCATGTTCATGGAGCCCGGCACCATCTACGTGTATCCCATCTATGGCATCTACCTCTGTATGAACGTGTCGAGCGAAG GGGAGGGTGCCGCCGTGCTGCTGCGCTCTCTGGAGCCTCTGCGGGGTCAACGCGCCATGAGGGAGCTGAGGGCGGCCAGGCGCAAAGCGGGAGCCCGACAACTGAAGGAAAAGGAGCTCTGCAACGGCCCTTCCAAGCTGTGCCAGGCCCTAAATATATCCCGCTGTTTTGATCGCAGAGACCTGGCCTCCGACCCAGACGTGTGGCTGGAGAGGGAGCCCAGCGCCACTCCGCCGGAACCCCGCGACATTGTGTCGGCGCCCAGCGTTGGAATTGAATCTCACGGGGAATGGGCCAAGAAGCCGTGGCGGTTCTATCTTCGAGGCCACCCCTGTGTGAGCGTGGCGAatagagaggcagagaggcggTCTGGGAATGCAATGAACGGGTCGGACGCGTAG
- the mpg gene encoding DNA-3-methyladenine glycosylase isoform X2 — MAVELVRRCADGTELRGRIVETEAYLGGEDKASHSAGGKRTQRNAAMFMEPGTIYVYPIYGIYLCMNVSSEGEGAAVLLRSLEPLRGQRAMRELRAARRKAGARQLKEKELCNGPSKLCQALNISRCFDRRDLASDPDVWLEREPSATPPEPRDIVSAPSVGIESHGEWAKKPWRFYLRGHPCVSVANREAERRSGNAMNGSDA; from the exons ATGGCAGTG gagCTGGTTCGCCGGTGTGCAGATGGCACCGAGCTGCGGGGGAGAATAGTGGAAACAGAAGCATAcctcggaggggaggacaaagCGTCCCACTCCGCTGGAGGCAAACGCACCCAGAGGAACGCAGCCATGTTCATGGAGCCCGGCACCATCTACGTGTATCCCATCTATGGCATCTACCTCTGTATGAACGTGTCGAGCGAAG GGGAGGGTGCCGCCGTGCTGCTGCGCTCTCTGGAGCCTCTGCGGGGTCAACGCGCCATGAGGGAGCTGAGGGCGGCCAGGCGCAAAGCGGGAGCCCGACAACTGAAGGAAAAGGAGCTCTGCAACGGCCCTTCCAAGCTGTGCCAGGCCCTAAATATATCCCGCTGTTTTGATCGCAGAGACCTGGCCTCCGACCCAGACGTGTGGCTGGAGAGGGAGCCCAGCGCCACTCCGCCGGAACCCCGCGACATTGTGTCGGCGCCCAGCGTTGGAATTGAATCTCACGGGGAATGGGCCAAGAAGCCGTGGCGGTTCTATCTTCGAGGCCACCCCTGTGTGAGCGTGGCGAatagagaggcagagaggcggTCTGGGAATGCAATGAACGGGTCGGACGCGTAG
- the LOC119219813 gene encoding hemoglobin subunit alpha-1, whose protein sequence is MSLTAKDKEVVRGFWAKVSSRAGDIGSEALSRMLAVYPQTKTYFAHWKDMSPGSEPVNKHGKAVMGGVADAVAKIDDLNAGLLNLSELHAFTLRVDPANFKILSHNILVVMASLFPKDFTPEVHVAMDKFLAALSRALAEKYR, encoded by the exons ATGAGTCTCACCGCTAAGGACAAGGAGGTAGTCAGGGGATTCTGGGCAAAGGTGTCCAGCAGGGCCGGGGATATCGGATCCGAGGCTCTGTCCAG GATGCTGGCGGTGTACCCTCAGACCAAGACCTACTTCGCCCACTGGAAGGACATGAGCCCCGGATCTGAGCCGGTGAACAAACACGGAAAGGCCGTGATGGGTGGAGTTGCAGACGCTGTGGCCAAAATTGACGACCTGAATGCGGGTCTCCTGAACCTCAGTGAGCTGCATGCCTTCACTCTGCGTGTGGACCCTGCCAACTTCAAG ATCCTCTCTCACAACATCCTCGTGGTCATGGCAAGTCTGTTCCCCAAAGACTTCACCCCTGAGGTCCACGTGGCCATGGATAAGTTCCTGGCTGCTTTGTCCCGTGCCCTTGCCGAGAAATACAGATAA
- the nprl3 gene encoding GATOR complex protein NPRL3 isoform X2, with product MTFNPFAGLPEDRKSIYSQSQNGVYRTGDKTSPISVILVSSGSRGNKLLFRYPFQRVAECPSSVTAKQRSPYALITTGDVVEDPDGDSREQSPLTDEQLVEGFSDIILATILATKSEMCGKKFELKIDNVRFVGHPTLLQHPSIIPVSKTDPSPKREMPTMILFSVVFALRANADPSVISCMHNLSRRIAIAMQHEERRCQYLTREAKLMLAVQDEITTVTETDGSPQSPFRQILPKCKLARDLKEAYDSLCTTGVVRLHINNWLEVSFCLPHKIHRIGGAYIPPEALERSLKAIRPYHALLLLESEKALLSQLPLDCSPAMVRLIKTCSAVKNLQQLAQDADLALLQIFQIAAHLVYWGKAIIIYPLCENNVYMLSPHANICLYSPLAEQFAQQFAGHDLPSMLAKFSLPVALAEFRNPLEALAQEAQLIQMVVWMLQHRLLIQLHTYVCLLVAPSEGEPGLRDEDPPLAARVGGRSLSTPSALSFGSPTSSDDMTLTSPSMDNSSAELLPGGDSPLNKRMTETLLASLSEHERQVILNIPAAQNPEDLRMFARLLHYFRGHHHLEEIMYNENMRRSQLKTLFDKFRSVLVVTNHEDPIISIFQSPME from the exons ATGACGTTCAACCCCTTCGCCGGGTTACCAGAGGACCGAAAGTCCATATACAGTCAGTCACAAAATGGCGTGTACAGAACTGGCGATAAAACCAGCCCCATTAGCGTCATACTGGTTAGCTCTGGCAGCCGGGGCAACAAACTGCTCTTTCGGTACCCCTTCCAAAGAGTGGCCGAATGCCCGTCGTCTGTGACAG CAAAGCAACGAAGTCCATATGCTCTGATCACAACCGGGGATGTTGTTGAAGATCCGGATGGCGATTCAAG AGAACAATCTCCACTAACTGACGAACAGTTGGTAGAAGG GTTCTCGGACATCATCCTCGCCACCATTCTGGCCACCAAGTCTGAAATGTGTGGGAAAAAGTTTGAACTGAAGATAGACAATGTTCGATTTGTGGGTCATCCTACTCTCCTTCAGCATCCCTCCATCATTCca GTTTCTAAAACGGATCCTTCACCCAAGAGAGAAATGCCTACAATGATCTTGTTCAGTGTGGTGTTTGCACTCAGG GCGAATGCTGACCCGTCTGTCATCAGCTGCATGCACAACTTGTCCCGCCGCATTGCCATAGCCATGCAGCACGAGGAGCGGCGCTGCCAGTACCTGACCAGAGAGGCCAAGCTGATGCTGGCCGTTCAGGATGAGATCACCACCGTGACCGAGA CGGATGGAAGCCCCCAGTCCCCATTCAGACAGATTCTCCCCAAATGTAAACTAGCCAGGGACCTGAAGGAGGCCTATGACAG CCTTTGTACAACTGGCGTTGTGCGACTACACATCAACAACTGGCTGGAGGTGAGCTTCTGCTTACCCCACAAGATCCACAGGATCGGTGGCGCCTACATCCCCCCTGAGGCGTTAGAGCGCAGCCTCAAGGCAATAAG ACCCTATCATGCCCTGTTGCTGCTGGAGAGTGAGAAGGCACTGCTGAGCCAACTTCCTCTGGACTGCTCTCCTGCAATGGTGCGCCTCATTAAAACCTGCTCAGCGGTGAAAAACCTGCAGCAGCTCGCACAAGATGCGGAcctggctttacttcag atCTTTCAAATTGCTGCTCATTTGGTTTATTGGGGCAAAGCAATCATCATCTACCCGCTGTGTGAGAACAACGTCTACATGCTGTCTCCTCATGCCAACATCTGCCT ATACTCCCCGTTGGCTGAACAGTTTGCCCAGCAGTTTGCTGGTCATGATCTGCCCTCCATGCTGGCCAAGTTCTCCCTGCCCGTCGCCCTGGCTGAGTTCAGAAACCCCCTGGAAGCTCTGGCACAGGAG GCCCAGCTGATCCAGATGGTGGTGTGGATGCTCCAGCACCGCCTGCTGATACAGCTGCACACCTACGTCTGCCTGCTGGTGGCGCCCAGCGAGGGAGAGCCCGGGTTGAGGGATGAGGACCCTCCGCTGGCTGCCCGGGTCGGAGGCCGCAGTCTCAGCACCCCTAGTGCGCTCAGTTTTGGCTCCCCGA CCAGCAGTGATGACATGACCCTCACCAGTCCCAGTATGGACAACTCCAGCGCGGAGCTGCTGCCCGGCGGGGACTCTCCGCTTAACAAGAGGATGACAGAGACGCTGCTCGCCAGTCTGTCAGAGCACGAGAGGCAGGTTATTCTCAACATCCCTGCTGCACAAAACCCAGAGGATCTGCGCATGTTTGCCAG GCTGCTGCACTATTTCCGGGGCCATCACCACCTGGAGGAGATTATGTACAACGAAAACATGAGGCGGTCGCAGCTCAAGACACTGTTTGACAAGTTCCGCAGTGTCCTTGTGGTGACCAACCACGAGGATCCCATTATTTCAATCTTTCAGTCACCCATGGAGTAG
- the nprl3 gene encoding GATOR complex protein NPRL3 isoform X4: protein MTFNPFAGLPEDRKSIYSQSQNGVYRTGDKTSPISVILVSSGSRGNKLLFRYPFQRVAECPSSVTAKQRSPYALITTGDVVEDPDGDSRFSDIILATILATKSEMCGKKFELKIDNVRFVGHPTLLQHPSIIPVSKTDPSPKREMPTMILFSVVFALRANADPSVISCMHNLSRRIAIAMQHEERRCQYLTREAKLMLAVQDEITTVTETDGSPQSPFRQILPKCKLARDLKEAYDSLCTTGVVRLHINNWLEVSFCLPHKIHRIGGAYIPPEALERSLKAIRPYHALLLLESEKALLSQLPLDCSPAMVRLIKTCSAVKNLQQLAQDADLALLQIFQIAAHLVYWGKAIIIYPLCENNVYMLSPHANICLYSPLAEQFAQQFAGHDLPSMLAKFSLPVALAEFRNPLEALAQEAQLIQMVVWMLQHRLLIQLHTYVCLLVAPSEGEPGLRDEDPPLAARVGGRSLSTPSALSFGSPTSSDDMTLTSPSMDNSSAELLPGGDSPLNKRMTETLLASLSEHERQVILNIPAAQNPEDLRMFARLLHYFRGHHHLEEIMYNENMRRSQLKTLFDKFRSVLVVTNHEDPIISIFQSPME from the exons ATGACGTTCAACCCCTTCGCCGGGTTACCAGAGGACCGAAAGTCCATATACAGTCAGTCACAAAATGGCGTGTACAGAACTGGCGATAAAACCAGCCCCATTAGCGTCATACTGGTTAGCTCTGGCAGCCGGGGCAACAAACTGCTCTTTCGGTACCCCTTCCAAAGAGTGGCCGAATGCCCGTCGTCTGTGACAG CAAAGCAACGAAGTCCATATGCTCTGATCACAACCGGGGATGTTGTTGAAGATCCGGATGGCGATTCAAG GTTCTCGGACATCATCCTCGCCACCATTCTGGCCACCAAGTCTGAAATGTGTGGGAAAAAGTTTGAACTGAAGATAGACAATGTTCGATTTGTGGGTCATCCTACTCTCCTTCAGCATCCCTCCATCATTCca GTTTCTAAAACGGATCCTTCACCCAAGAGAGAAATGCCTACAATGATCTTGTTCAGTGTGGTGTTTGCACTCAGG GCGAATGCTGACCCGTCTGTCATCAGCTGCATGCACAACTTGTCCCGCCGCATTGCCATAGCCATGCAGCACGAGGAGCGGCGCTGCCAGTACCTGACCAGAGAGGCCAAGCTGATGCTGGCCGTTCAGGATGAGATCACCACCGTGACCGAGA CGGATGGAAGCCCCCAGTCCCCATTCAGACAGATTCTCCCCAAATGTAAACTAGCCAGGGACCTGAAGGAGGCCTATGACAG CCTTTGTACAACTGGCGTTGTGCGACTACACATCAACAACTGGCTGGAGGTGAGCTTCTGCTTACCCCACAAGATCCACAGGATCGGTGGCGCCTACATCCCCCCTGAGGCGTTAGAGCGCAGCCTCAAGGCAATAAG ACCCTATCATGCCCTGTTGCTGCTGGAGAGTGAGAAGGCACTGCTGAGCCAACTTCCTCTGGACTGCTCTCCTGCAATGGTGCGCCTCATTAAAACCTGCTCAGCGGTGAAAAACCTGCAGCAGCTCGCACAAGATGCGGAcctggctttacttcag atCTTTCAAATTGCTGCTCATTTGGTTTATTGGGGCAAAGCAATCATCATCTACCCGCTGTGTGAGAACAACGTCTACATGCTGTCTCCTCATGCCAACATCTGCCT ATACTCCCCGTTGGCTGAACAGTTTGCCCAGCAGTTTGCTGGTCATGATCTGCCCTCCATGCTGGCCAAGTTCTCCCTGCCCGTCGCCCTGGCTGAGTTCAGAAACCCCCTGGAAGCTCTGGCACAGGAG GCCCAGCTGATCCAGATGGTGGTGTGGATGCTCCAGCACCGCCTGCTGATACAGCTGCACACCTACGTCTGCCTGCTGGTGGCGCCCAGCGAGGGAGAGCCCGGGTTGAGGGATGAGGACCCTCCGCTGGCTGCCCGGGTCGGAGGCCGCAGTCTCAGCACCCCTAGTGCGCTCAGTTTTGGCTCCCCGA CCAGCAGTGATGACATGACCCTCACCAGTCCCAGTATGGACAACTCCAGCGCGGAGCTGCTGCCCGGCGGGGACTCTCCGCTTAACAAGAGGATGACAGAGACGCTGCTCGCCAGTCTGTCAGAGCACGAGAGGCAGGTTATTCTCAACATCCCTGCTGCACAAAACCCAGAGGATCTGCGCATGTTTGCCAG GCTGCTGCACTATTTCCGGGGCCATCACCACCTGGAGGAGATTATGTACAACGAAAACATGAGGCGGTCGCAGCTCAAGACACTGTTTGACAAGTTCCGCAGTGTCCTTGTGGTGACCAACCACGAGGATCCCATTATTTCAATCTTTCAGTCACCCATGGAGTAG
- the LOC119219805 gene encoding hemoglobin subunit beta-2-like — protein sequence MVVWTDFERATIQDIFSKLDYEVVGPATLTRCLIVYPWTQRYFGNFGNLYNAAAIMGNPMVAKHGTTILHGLDRGVKNMDEMKTTYAELSVLHSEKLHVDPDNFKLLSDCLTIVVAAQLGKAFTGEVQAAFQKFLAVVVSSLGRQYH from the exons ATGGTCGTATGGACTGACTTCGAGCGCGCCACCATCCAGGACATCTTCTCCAAGCTGGACTATGAGGTCGTGGGTCCTGCAACTCTCACCAG GTGCCTCATCGTCTACCCCTGGACTCAGAGGTATTTCGGTAACTTTGGAAACCTCTACAACGCCGCCGCAATCATGGGAAATCCGATGGTAGCAAAACACGGAACGACAATCCTCCACGGACTGGACCGCGGCGTGAAGAACATGGACGAAATGAAGACCACCTACGCCGAGCTGAGTGTGCTGCACTCGGAGAAACTGCACGTGGACCCCGACAACTTCAAG CTCCTCTCCGACTGCCTGACCATCGTGGTTGCTGCTCAGTTGGGCAAAGCCTTCACTGGAGAAGTCCAGGCAGCTTTCCAGAAGTTCCTGGCCGTGGTGGTGTCCTCCCTGGGAAGACAGTACCATTAG
- the nprl3 gene encoding GATOR complex protein NPRL3 isoform X1 translates to MTFNPFAGLPEDRKSIYSQSQNGVYRTGDKTSPISVILVSSGSRGNKLLFRYPFQRVAECPSSVTAKQRSPYALITTGDVVEDPDGDSREQSPLTDEQLVEGFSDIILATILATKSEMCGKKFELKIDNVRFVGHPTLLQHPSIIPQVSKTDPSPKREMPTMILFSVVFALRANADPSVISCMHNLSRRIAIAMQHEERRCQYLTREAKLMLAVQDEITTVTETDGSPQSPFRQILPKCKLARDLKEAYDSLCTTGVVRLHINNWLEVSFCLPHKIHRIGGAYIPPEALERSLKAIRPYHALLLLESEKALLSQLPLDCSPAMVRLIKTCSAVKNLQQLAQDADLALLQIFQIAAHLVYWGKAIIIYPLCENNVYMLSPHANICLYSPLAEQFAQQFAGHDLPSMLAKFSLPVALAEFRNPLEALAQEAQLIQMVVWMLQHRLLIQLHTYVCLLVAPSEGEPGLRDEDPPLAARVGGRSLSTPSALSFGSPTSSDDMTLTSPSMDNSSAELLPGGDSPLNKRMTETLLASLSEHERQVILNIPAAQNPEDLRMFARLLHYFRGHHHLEEIMYNENMRRSQLKTLFDKFRSVLVVTNHEDPIISIFQSPME, encoded by the exons ATGACGTTCAACCCCTTCGCCGGGTTACCAGAGGACCGAAAGTCCATATACAGTCAGTCACAAAATGGCGTGTACAGAACTGGCGATAAAACCAGCCCCATTAGCGTCATACTGGTTAGCTCTGGCAGCCGGGGCAACAAACTGCTCTTTCGGTACCCCTTCCAAAGAGTGGCCGAATGCCCGTCGTCTGTGACAG CAAAGCAACGAAGTCCATATGCTCTGATCACAACCGGGGATGTTGTTGAAGATCCGGATGGCGATTCAAG AGAACAATCTCCACTAACTGACGAACAGTTGGTAGAAGG GTTCTCGGACATCATCCTCGCCACCATTCTGGCCACCAAGTCTGAAATGTGTGGGAAAAAGTTTGAACTGAAGATAGACAATGTTCGATTTGTGGGTCATCCTACTCTCCTTCAGCATCCCTCCATCATTCca CAGGTTTCTAAAACGGATCCTTCACCCAAGAGAGAAATGCCTACAATGATCTTGTTCAGTGTGGTGTTTGCACTCAGG GCGAATGCTGACCCGTCTGTCATCAGCTGCATGCACAACTTGTCCCGCCGCATTGCCATAGCCATGCAGCACGAGGAGCGGCGCTGCCAGTACCTGACCAGAGAGGCCAAGCTGATGCTGGCCGTTCAGGATGAGATCACCACCGTGACCGAGA CGGATGGAAGCCCCCAGTCCCCATTCAGACAGATTCTCCCCAAATGTAAACTAGCCAGGGACCTGAAGGAGGCCTATGACAG CCTTTGTACAACTGGCGTTGTGCGACTACACATCAACAACTGGCTGGAGGTGAGCTTCTGCTTACCCCACAAGATCCACAGGATCGGTGGCGCCTACATCCCCCCTGAGGCGTTAGAGCGCAGCCTCAAGGCAATAAG ACCCTATCATGCCCTGTTGCTGCTGGAGAGTGAGAAGGCACTGCTGAGCCAACTTCCTCTGGACTGCTCTCCTGCAATGGTGCGCCTCATTAAAACCTGCTCAGCGGTGAAAAACCTGCAGCAGCTCGCACAAGATGCGGAcctggctttacttcag atCTTTCAAATTGCTGCTCATTTGGTTTATTGGGGCAAAGCAATCATCATCTACCCGCTGTGTGAGAACAACGTCTACATGCTGTCTCCTCATGCCAACATCTGCCT ATACTCCCCGTTGGCTGAACAGTTTGCCCAGCAGTTTGCTGGTCATGATCTGCCCTCCATGCTGGCCAAGTTCTCCCTGCCCGTCGCCCTGGCTGAGTTCAGAAACCCCCTGGAAGCTCTGGCACAGGAG GCCCAGCTGATCCAGATGGTGGTGTGGATGCTCCAGCACCGCCTGCTGATACAGCTGCACACCTACGTCTGCCTGCTGGTGGCGCCCAGCGAGGGAGAGCCCGGGTTGAGGGATGAGGACCCTCCGCTGGCTGCCCGGGTCGGAGGCCGCAGTCTCAGCACCCCTAGTGCGCTCAGTTTTGGCTCCCCGA CCAGCAGTGATGACATGACCCTCACCAGTCCCAGTATGGACAACTCCAGCGCGGAGCTGCTGCCCGGCGGGGACTCTCCGCTTAACAAGAGGATGACAGAGACGCTGCTCGCCAGTCTGTCAGAGCACGAGAGGCAGGTTATTCTCAACATCCCTGCTGCACAAAACCCAGAGGATCTGCGCATGTTTGCCAG GCTGCTGCACTATTTCCGGGGCCATCACCACCTGGAGGAGATTATGTACAACGAAAACATGAGGCGGTCGCAGCTCAAGACACTGTTTGACAAGTTCCGCAGTGTCCTTGTGGTGACCAACCACGAGGATCCCATTATTTCAATCTTTCAGTCACCCATGGAGTAG
- the nprl3 gene encoding GATOR complex protein NPRL3 isoform X3, which produces MTFNPFAGLPEDRKSIYSQSQNGVYRTGDKTSPISVILVSSGSRGNKLLFRYPFQRVAECPSSVTAKQRSPYALITTGDVVEDPDGDSRFSDIILATILATKSEMCGKKFELKIDNVRFVGHPTLLQHPSIIPQVSKTDPSPKREMPTMILFSVVFALRANADPSVISCMHNLSRRIAIAMQHEERRCQYLTREAKLMLAVQDEITTVTETDGSPQSPFRQILPKCKLARDLKEAYDSLCTTGVVRLHINNWLEVSFCLPHKIHRIGGAYIPPEALERSLKAIRPYHALLLLESEKALLSQLPLDCSPAMVRLIKTCSAVKNLQQLAQDADLALLQIFQIAAHLVYWGKAIIIYPLCENNVYMLSPHANICLYSPLAEQFAQQFAGHDLPSMLAKFSLPVALAEFRNPLEALAQEAQLIQMVVWMLQHRLLIQLHTYVCLLVAPSEGEPGLRDEDPPLAARVGGRSLSTPSALSFGSPTSSDDMTLTSPSMDNSSAELLPGGDSPLNKRMTETLLASLSEHERQVILNIPAAQNPEDLRMFARLLHYFRGHHHLEEIMYNENMRRSQLKTLFDKFRSVLVVTNHEDPIISIFQSPME; this is translated from the exons ATGACGTTCAACCCCTTCGCCGGGTTACCAGAGGACCGAAAGTCCATATACAGTCAGTCACAAAATGGCGTGTACAGAACTGGCGATAAAACCAGCCCCATTAGCGTCATACTGGTTAGCTCTGGCAGCCGGGGCAACAAACTGCTCTTTCGGTACCCCTTCCAAAGAGTGGCCGAATGCCCGTCGTCTGTGACAG CAAAGCAACGAAGTCCATATGCTCTGATCACAACCGGGGATGTTGTTGAAGATCCGGATGGCGATTCAAG GTTCTCGGACATCATCCTCGCCACCATTCTGGCCACCAAGTCTGAAATGTGTGGGAAAAAGTTTGAACTGAAGATAGACAATGTTCGATTTGTGGGTCATCCTACTCTCCTTCAGCATCCCTCCATCATTCca CAGGTTTCTAAAACGGATCCTTCACCCAAGAGAGAAATGCCTACAATGATCTTGTTCAGTGTGGTGTTTGCACTCAGG GCGAATGCTGACCCGTCTGTCATCAGCTGCATGCACAACTTGTCCCGCCGCATTGCCATAGCCATGCAGCACGAGGAGCGGCGCTGCCAGTACCTGACCAGAGAGGCCAAGCTGATGCTGGCCGTTCAGGATGAGATCACCACCGTGACCGAGA CGGATGGAAGCCCCCAGTCCCCATTCAGACAGATTCTCCCCAAATGTAAACTAGCCAGGGACCTGAAGGAGGCCTATGACAG CCTTTGTACAACTGGCGTTGTGCGACTACACATCAACAACTGGCTGGAGGTGAGCTTCTGCTTACCCCACAAGATCCACAGGATCGGTGGCGCCTACATCCCCCCTGAGGCGTTAGAGCGCAGCCTCAAGGCAATAAG ACCCTATCATGCCCTGTTGCTGCTGGAGAGTGAGAAGGCACTGCTGAGCCAACTTCCTCTGGACTGCTCTCCTGCAATGGTGCGCCTCATTAAAACCTGCTCAGCGGTGAAAAACCTGCAGCAGCTCGCACAAGATGCGGAcctggctttacttcag atCTTTCAAATTGCTGCTCATTTGGTTTATTGGGGCAAAGCAATCATCATCTACCCGCTGTGTGAGAACAACGTCTACATGCTGTCTCCTCATGCCAACATCTGCCT ATACTCCCCGTTGGCTGAACAGTTTGCCCAGCAGTTTGCTGGTCATGATCTGCCCTCCATGCTGGCCAAGTTCTCCCTGCCCGTCGCCCTGGCTGAGTTCAGAAACCCCCTGGAAGCTCTGGCACAGGAG GCCCAGCTGATCCAGATGGTGGTGTGGATGCTCCAGCACCGCCTGCTGATACAGCTGCACACCTACGTCTGCCTGCTGGTGGCGCCCAGCGAGGGAGAGCCCGGGTTGAGGGATGAGGACCCTCCGCTGGCTGCCCGGGTCGGAGGCCGCAGTCTCAGCACCCCTAGTGCGCTCAGTTTTGGCTCCCCGA CCAGCAGTGATGACATGACCCTCACCAGTCCCAGTATGGACAACTCCAGCGCGGAGCTGCTGCCCGGCGGGGACTCTCCGCTTAACAAGAGGATGACAGAGACGCTGCTCGCCAGTCTGTCAGAGCACGAGAGGCAGGTTATTCTCAACATCCCTGCTGCACAAAACCCAGAGGATCTGCGCATGTTTGCCAG GCTGCTGCACTATTTCCGGGGCCATCACCACCTGGAGGAGATTATGTACAACGAAAACATGAGGCGGTCGCAGCTCAAGACACTGTTTGACAAGTTCCGCAGTGTCCTTGTGGTGACCAACCACGAGGATCCCATTATTTCAATCTTTCAGTCACCCATGGAGTAG
- the LOC119219804 gene encoding hemoglobin subunit beta-2 encodes MVEWTDFERATIQDIFSKMDYEVVGPAALTRCLIVYPWTQRYFGNFGNLYNAAAIMGNPMVAKHGTTILHGLDRGVKNMDNIKGTYAELSVLHSEKLHVDPDNFKLLSDCLTIVVASKLGKAFTGEVQAAFQKFLAVVVSSLGKQYH; translated from the exons ATGGTCGAATGGACAGACTTCGAGCGCGCCACCATCCAGGACATCTTCTCCAAGATGGACTATGAGGTCGTGGGTCCTGCAGCTCTCACCAG GTGCCTCATCGTCTACCCCTGGACTCAGAGGTATTTCGGTAACTTTGGAAACCTCTACAACGCCGCCGCAATCATGGGAAATCCGATGGTAGCAAAACACGGAACGACCATCCTCCACGGACTCGACCGCGGCGTGAAGAACATGGACAACATCAAGGGCACCTACGCCGAGCTGAGCGTGCTGCACTCCGAGAAACTGCACGTGGACCCCGACAACTTCAAG CTCCTCTCCGACTGCCTGACCATCGTGGTTGCTTCTAAGTTGGGCAAAGCCTTCACTGGAGAAGTCCAGGCAGCTTTCCAGAAGTTCCTGGCCGTGGTGGTGTCCTCCCTGGGAAAGCAGTACCACTAG